The Mycobacterium sp. EPa45 genomic interval ACCAGCGCCACACCGACGGCACCGAAACACTCCCGCGGGTTGAGGTGGTAGAGCCGGCGCAACGCGCCGACGTCGACCAGTCGGGTCACCGCGACGACCACGACCGCGCCGAGCACCGCCTGGGGCAGCAGGCTCAGCAACGGCGCGACGAAAAATGCGACCATCACCGCGAGCACGACCATGACGAGTCCACTGATCTGGCTGCGCGCTCCGTTGCGCAGATTCACCGAGGTCTGTGCGAAACCTCCCGCCGGAGGCAGTGAGTGAAAGAAGGCACCCGCGAACGATGCGACACCCAACGCCAGCAGCTCGCGGTCGGGATCGATCGTCGGTTCCTCCGCGCGGCGAGAGGTCCGGGCGACCGCAATGGTCTCCAAAAACGCCATCACAGCGATCGCGAATGCTCCGGGAAGCAACGGCACGATATGACGGTCCAGGCGCGGGACCTCTGGAAGCGGGAATCCGGAAGGCACCGTCGGGATGAGACTGACCCCGTGTGTCGGGAACGCCACCGCGGCGCTGACCGCGATGCCCGCGGCAATGACGATGAGCGGGCCCGGAATGCGCGGAAAGAATCTCATCAACGCAAGCAGCACGACCAGGCAGACCACCGACACCGCCACGGTGACAAGGCTCGCGTTCGGGATGTCCGACAGCGCTGCCCATGCCACTTTGAAGAAACCGGTGGTGCGCGGATGCGGCGCGACGCCGAGCAGCTTGGGTAACTGGGCCGCCATCACGGTGAGCCCGACCGCGATCTTGATGCCCACCAGCGTCATGTCGCTGATGTTGTCGACCAGCATGCCCAGCCGAAAAACCCTCGCGATCAACAAGAACAGCCCCACCAGGAGTGTGAGGGTGATCAGATCGCCACGCTGATCCTCCGAGCCGATGAGGACGCCGCCGGCGAGCATCGTCGACGCGGTCAACGTCGAAACGGTGGACGAGGTGCTGATGCTGGCGACTCGCGAGCCACCGATGAAGGCGTACACAACCACCGGGACGATGCAGGTGTACAAGCCCATCTGCACGGGCATGTTCGCGACGGTCGCGTATGCCATCGCCAACGGGATGACTACCGCGCCGGTGCCCAACCCTGCCGGAATGTCGGCCTTCAGCCAACTCGCGTGATACGGCCGGATGGCCGGGGCCAGCCAGGTGGGTGCGGTGGTGGGCACGACCGGAATTGTGGCACCTGGGCGCCCCGCGCGTGCGCTATAGATTCCTCAGTCGATCACGAGTCCACGGCGACGCCGACGACGACTTCGTTGCGGCGCCGGCACGGCAGGGTCCACGGTGGATCGTAGAACCACGCCAGCGGATCACCCGTCGCCTCGATCTCGTGGCGATACAGGGTTTTCAATAGCTGACCGATGCGCGCATTGACCGCCGCCGGGTCGGTGCTTCCGTTGAATCGCAACACCGCAACCGTCTCCGCGGGAACCGGCACCAGACGAACCCGGTCGTCCTTCGGTGTGGGCAGGGTCTCCAGGGTGTACTTCGAGGGCATGAAGAAACGAATGACCCATTGGCCCGATGGCATGCGTTGGGTCGCGACCGGCGCGGTCATCGCAATCTTCTCGCTGGGTTGTTGAGCCACCGGAGCCGTCATGGCGATCTTGGTGCTGCCGGAGTTGGCACCGAAGATGTAGCGGGCCAGTAGCCGGAATCCCTGATTTCGGGCGGCCTCCTCGTCGGCGTCGATGGCTGTCTCGGCGGCGATGCGGGGCCCGTATCGCCGGATCTCGACACCGTCGATTGTGCGTTCGACTGTGAACTCGGGCTCTTCGGTGCCGAGCCGGATGCCCACGATGTTGCCCACACCCTCGGCGATCTGTACCGCCGTTCCGACAATCGTCTTCAACACGGACACCTCCCTATTTCACAACAGGCATACCCCGCCGGCAGGTGAAAGCCGATGACATGTTTCTGACGCACTTTCAGCCCTCCCGACTGCCGACTCGGGCGCTGCATATATCGTCCGGGCATGACTCGGGTTTCGGTGATCACCGGTGGTGCGGGCGGCATGGGGCTGGCGACGGCGAAGATCATCGGCCGGGACCACTCGTTGGTGCTGTGCGATGTCAGGCAGGACCGACTGGACGCCGCAACCACTGTGCTGGCCGGCCTCGGCATCAGTGCGACAGTGGTCAACTGCGACGTCACCGACCGGGATGCCGTCACACGACTCTTCGAGACGGCGGCCGACATCGGCACGATCGCATCGGTGATCCACACCGCGGGTGTCAGCCCGAGTATGGGCGATGCCGACTACGTCATGACCACCAACGCGATCGGGACGCTCAACGTCAACGAGGTGTTCTTCGCCTCGGCCGGCGAAGGATCGGCGATCGTCAACGTCGCGTCGATGGCGTCGCACATGTTGCCCGACGAGATCGTTCCGGCACAGCATTTCGACCTGGCCTTCACCGATGAACCGCGGTTCTTGACCGAGATGCTGGCGGCGTGCGACATCGCGGGGGAGGAGATGCGCTCCGGGCTGGCCTACGGCGTGAGCAAGACCTTCGTCCGGTGGTACAGCTCCGCACAG includes:
- a CDS encoding SulP family inorganic anion transporter; protein product: MPTTAPTWLAPAIRPYHASWLKADIPAGLGTGAVVIPLAMAYATVANMPVQMGLYTCIVPVVVYAFIGGSRVASISTSSTVSTLTASTMLAGGVLIGSEDQRGDLITLTLLVGLFLLIARVFRLGMLVDNISDMTLVGIKIAVGLTVMAAQLPKLLGVAPHPRTTGFFKVAWAALSDIPNASLVTVAVSVVCLVVLLALMRFFPRIPGPLIVIAAGIAVSAAVAFPTHGVSLIPTVPSGFPLPEVPRLDRHIVPLLPGAFAIAVMAFLETIAVARTSRRAEEPTIDPDRELLALGVASFAGAFFHSLPPAGGFAQTSVNLRNGARSQISGLVMVVLAVMVAFFVAPLLSLLPQAVLGAVVVVAVTRLVDVGALRRLYHLNPRECFGAVGVALVGLAFGLIAAVAVAVAVTLLLVLHLVNSPHVVQVVREDDHAWIEQPENAALIPADPLVLRCLVPLYAANVRPNIAAICNAALEADTQPATVVLDLVRQTVLESTVLNLLIDLDLELSGAGIRLMIAALPDKTLRMVQRTEWWHEFDAEGRYQPTITAAVAAVERA
- a CDS encoding heme-binding protein; the protein is MLKTIVGTAVQIAEGVGNIVGIRLGTEEPEFTVERTIDGVEIRRYGPRIAAETAIDADEEAARNQGFRLLARYIFGANSGSTKIAMTAPVAQQPSEKIAMTAPVATQRMPSGQWVIRFFMPSKYTLETLPTPKDDRVRLVPVPAETVAVLRFNGSTDPAAVNARIGQLLKTLYRHEIEATGDPLAWFYDPPWTLPCRRRNEVVVGVAVDS
- a CDS encoding SDR family oxidoreductase → MTRVSVITGGAGGMGLATAKIIGRDHSLVLCDVRQDRLDAATTVLAGLGISATVVNCDVTDRDAVTRLFETAADIGTIASVIHTAGVSPSMGDADYVMTTNAIGTLNVNEVFFASAGEGSAIVNVASMASHMLPDEIVPAQHFDLAFTDEPRFLTEMLAACDIAGEEMRSGLAYGVSKTFVRWYSSAQAERFNGRGLRIVSVSPGSVDTEMGLLEADAGAGAMVANAAVPRWGKAEEMAELFAFCASDRATYLTGTDILNDGGVIASMRERARLAAQNA